The DNA sequence AACTCAACTGTGTTTTCAAtgttccaaatattttattgatgaaaagcCCATATcccttggaattttttttttttttttgataagtaataagatattttatttatcaaagagtaggcatagcccaggtacactggaagtatacatgtgagtacacctttttttaatgtcatttcctttgtttttttatgattattcatTCTGACAAGATGCATGCCTTGTTTTGTATCCTTTTCCAAAACAATTTGGGTTTTTCATGTTGTAATATCCCGGATTTAGTATGAATGGGTGGTGATGGGATCCCaaattgcttgggaaggagaagttcttacaattttcaattaattccaagggctccaattgtaaccttgaccagtttttttgaaatataagtcTAGAGATTGGGTTTTCCTTGGGTCATTGCAGATATTTTCTGTTTTAAAGTGAAGTTTTCCAGAGAAAGTTAACTGTCGTGCCTGGCTAACAGATAACTAAGCatcccaaaatataattttctgcTTCACTGGAGCACCTCTATGTTatcttttcataattatatcttTCCTACCTAAGAACGTATCTCATGGTTATCTTCTTTATTGTTGCATTCCCTTCACAGAGatgtaaatgtgtttttttctttccctcccCCCACATGATTTAGATCAAATAGATCTCATTTATCAACAATTTCTTGTGATAGAGTTACCAAATTATCTGTGAGAAGTATCCTTCATTTCGTGAAAGATCAGAAAATGTTGATCTTGTCGTGGAAATTTCACTTCAACCATGGAAAGTTTTTAAGCCTGATGGGGTAAGAGACAATTTCGAGTCAGACTTCTTCTATCCCTTTAAGTTAGCTGGTTGTTATCTTTTCTCAGATCTTTCTCACATTGATTGTGGTAGGTGATTTTATTCTCGGACATTCTTACCCCTCTATCTGGGATGAATATACCTTTTGACATCGTGAAAGGTAGGGGTCCTGTCATATTCAATGCTCTACGCACAGGCGCTGATGTCGATCAAGTGAGAGAATTCATTCCTGAAGATTCAGTTCCATATGTTGGAGAAGCCTTGACGATTTTGCGGAAAGAGGTTTAACTTGGCAtgtttccttttcattttccaCCGACAAAAGCTTTCCTCATCTGGTACCATTAGGGAGTATATGAATCCCTTGCTAGTGCCAAATTTAAATAACCATGTTCAGTTTTGAGTTGGACCTCATAAGCAGAGATGACAAGCAGTCCATTTTAATTTAAGCACTAAAGTATGACTGATTCTAGATGTTCTTTTCTATGGACTTAAAATAAACCTTGGGATAGTTTCATTTGTCTGTACAAGTGAAGGTTACTTTACCTTAACTGATACTAAGTTTTGTTATGTTTATCTATGTCTATATTTGCAGGTAGATAATAAAGCAGCAGTCCTTGGCTTTGTTGGGGCACCTTTTACCCTGGCATCATACGTGGTTGAAGGCGGTTCATCAAAGCACTTTGCAAAAATAAAGAGATTAGCTTTCTCACAACCCAAGGTAATTCATACTTGTTTCCTTCAGCTTTCTGAAACGGACCAAggttaataataatttcatatcagTTGGTATAATGCTTGCAATATCTGTTTCAGTTGGATGCTATCTTGATTAGGGATTGATTATCCACTGGGTTTTGGTTTCTAGCAAGTAATGCAAGACATAACTACTGCAACAATCGTACTGTTAGTTTAGGACCTTGAGATTTTAGCAGGAAATAGAAATTTCCAAGTGGAGTGCGGATTCTCCGGAAGAAGTAAATAAATGTTGTTTATGTCCTCACTCTTACTAGTATATCTGATCTTTATTCATACCATTGCACTATTTTCTTTAAACTTCTAGATGATGGGCTTCTCATCATAGATGCAGTGCCTGAGTAATTGGTCATAGCCACCTCTCTCAAGTCTCATGCAAGGCAACTTTAGGAGCAATTCCATTATGGGGACGAGTTAGAAAAAgtttaccttttttttatttttttggtaccGAGGTCCAGTTTTTATTTGACCTCCGTTTACTTCTACAGGTCCTTCATGCCTTGCTTCAGAAATTTGCAACGTCAATGGCAAAATACATTCAATACCAAGCTGAGAGTGGAGCTCAAGCTGTTCAGATCTTTGACTCATGGGCCACAGAGCTTAGCCCGGTAGATTTTGAAGAGTTCAGTCTGCCGTACTTAAAACAGATGGTGGATGCTGCAAAACGAACGCATCCAAATCTCCCCCTAATCCTATATGCAAGTGGATCCGGGGGCTTACTAGAGAGGCTAGCTTTGACTGGTGTTGACGTAGTTAGCTTGGATTGGACTGTTGACATGGCTGAAGGCAGGAGGCGATTGGGAGAAAATATAGCAGTTCAAGGTAATGTGGATCCTGGTGTTCTTTTTGGTTCAAAGGAGTTCATCACCAACCGAATCAAGGATACTGTGAGGAAAGCAGGCAGAGGgaaacatattttgaatcttgGCCATGGAATTGTTGTAGGGACACCTGAAGAGAATGTTGCTCATTTCTTCGAGGTAGCTAAAGGACTCAGATACTAATAAAGCAAATCTTAGATAGatttccattcttttttttttttatttctgctTATTGGAGTTTTTGTGAAACTAGTAGTTTCATTTCCAACCCTTTACCATTCATTTGATTGTAGTAGTGACAAAATGACCGAGAAAGCACTTATTTCAGCAGGTACATGGTAGCCTTGTGAAGGAGTTAAAGTTGGGTGTCTGTCTgatagtatattaataaaataaaagaaaagaaaagaaaaaaaccaatcCGTTCGCCAGGTGCTACTCAGTTTGAATAAGGTGGTCGGACGCCAGGAAAATTACAAAGTTGCAGGAGATTGTGGTTGCACAATAATGGTCTGGCAGTCAGTTGTCTTTTACGATTGTGTTGGTAGTTTTTTTCACGTCAGTCACACTGAAATGATTGCCTACCTCGAGCTGATTGTTTGACACCTTACATTACTACGTACTGTGCTTAGGTATACTTcaacaatattaatagaaaGAAAGGACGTTGCAGACCACAATGAGCCCACACGTCcacaaaatgttaaaaagaaaaataaatgccCATAGAATGACCAAAATTATTCCTCCCGGTGTCGCACTcgatataataaaaaaagaaagagggatCCGTCTTGAATTGTCTCCAACCCACGAGGGGTTGGCTCCCCCTTCCCAATCCCCCACTTTCCTCTAATAAGCAAGGTTAGTTCAAATGTTGGTGAAGCATCAGCAGCTTTAATGGCTG is a window from the Juglans regia cultivar Chandler chromosome 7, Walnut 2.0, whole genome shotgun sequence genome containing:
- the LOC108991894 gene encoding uroporphyrinogen decarboxylase-like; its protein translation is MSCCIYSCSSAPSFSAPSASNRSSRFTFSSSSRPRIHCAFGGTVAEPKVTAAAEPLLLNAVRGKDVERPPVWLMRQAGRYMKSYQIICEKYPSFRERSENVDLVVEISLQPWKVFKPDGVILFSDILTPLSGMNIPFDIVKGRGPVIFNALRTGADVDQVREFIPEDSVPYVGEALTILRKEVDNKAAVLGFVGAPFTLASYVVEGGSSKHFAKIKRLAFSQPKVLHALLQKFATSMAKYIQYQAESGAQAVQIFDSWATELSPVDFEEFSLPYLKQMVDAAKRTHPNLPLILYASGSGGLLERLALTGVDVVSLDWTVDMAEGRRRLGENIAVQGNVDPGVLFGSKEFITNRIKDTVRKAGRGKHILNLGHGIVVGTPEENVAHFFEVAKGLRY